From the genome of Vulpes lagopus strain Blue_001 chromosome 2, ASM1834538v1, whole genome shotgun sequence, one region includes:
- the C2H19orf47 gene encoding uncharacterized protein C19orf47 homolog isoform X4, whose product MPGGQDEKAFQAQAPGSSTRAGETMVSVTMATSEWIQFFKEAGIPPGPAVNYAVMFVDNRIQKSMLLDLNKEIMNELGVTVVGDIIAILKHAKVVHRQDMCKAATESVPCSPSPLPGEIRRGASSAASRMIANSLNRDSPPGTPPRRPDTSTSKISVTVSNKMAAKSAKAAAALARREEESLAVPTKRRRVTAEMEGKYIINMPKGTTPRTRKILEQQQAAKGLQRTSVFDRLGAETKADTTTGNKPTGVFSRLGATPEMDEDLAWDSDNDSSSSVLQYAGVLKKLGRGPAKPSPQPALTVKAKATSSATTAATPTLRRLALSSRPGLERKPESLSKVSIIQRLGKAALVPEAQDSQVTSTKSPTVRCVLPDPPAPPASQRPPRRRWRRACRDC is encoded by the exons ATGCCAGGAGGACAGGATGAGAAAGCGTTCCAGGCACAG GCTCCCGGGAGCAGCACCAGGGCAGGGGAGACAATGGTCTCAGTGACTATGG CCACTTCCGAGTGGATCCAGTTCTTTAAGGAAGCCGGCATTCCTCCGGGACCTGCTGTCAATTACGCCGTGATGTTCGTGGATAATAG GATCCAGAAGAGCATGCTGCTGGATCTCAACAAAGAGATCATGAATGAGCTGGGTGTGACTGTGGTGGGGGACATCATTGCCATCCTCAAACATGCCAAGGTGGTGCACCGCCAG gacATGTGCAAAGCTGCCACTGAGTCAgtgccctgcagccccagccccctcccaggcGAGATTCGCCGAGGTGCCTCTAGCG CTGCCTCTCGAATGATCGCCAACAGCCTAAACCGTGATTCCCCACCTGGCACTCCCCCCAGGCGACCAGACACCAGCACCTCCAAGATCTCGGTCACCGTGTCCAACAAGATGGCAGCGAAGAGTGCCAAGGCTGCTG CAGCCCTGGCCCGCCGGGAGGAGGAGAGCCTGGCTGTTCCCACCAAGCGGCGCCGGGTCACTGCTGAGATGGAGGGGAAGTACATCATCAACATGCCTAAAGGTACCACCCCCCGGACCCGCAAGATCCTGGAGCAGCAGCAAGCGGCGAAAG gtctccagagGACATCCGTGTTTGACCGGCTCGGCGCTGAGACCAAGGCAGACACAACAACAGGGAATAAA CCCACAGGAGTCTTCAGCCGCCTGGGGGCCACCCCAGAGATGGATGAGGATCTGGCTTGGGACAGCGACAATGACAGCAGCAGCTCTGTCCTGCAGTATGCCGGCGTTCTGAAGAAGCTGGGCCGGGGCCCAGCCAAGCCCAGTCCCCAGCCAGCACTGACTGTCAAAGCCAAGGCCACGAGCTCAGCCACAACGGCTGCCACCCCGACACTGCGGCGCCTAGCCCTTTCTTCACGCCCTGGGCTCGAGAGGAAGCCGGAGTCCCTGTCCAAAGTCAGCATCATCCAGAGACTGGGCAAAGCTGCCCTTGTGCCCGAGGCCCAGGACAGCCAGGTCACGAGCACCAAGA GCCCGACTGTCCGCTGCGTCCTGCCTGACCCTCCTGCACCTCCGGCCTCCCAGCGGCCCCCTCGTCGGCGGTGGCGTCGAGCCTGTAGAGACTGTTAG
- the C2H19orf47 gene encoding uncharacterized protein C19orf47 homolog isoform X2 — translation MPGGQDEKAFQAQAPGSSTRAGETMVSVTMATSEWIQFFKEAGIPPGPAVNYAVMFVDNRIQKSMLLDLNKEIMNELGVTVVGDIIAILKHAKVVHRQDMCKAATESVPCSPSPLPGEIRRGASSAASRMIANSLNRDSPPGTPPRRPDTSTSKISVTVSNKMAAKSAKAAALARREEESLAVPTKRRRVTAEMEGKYIINMPKGTTPRTRKILEQQQAAKGLQRTSVFDRLGAETKADTTTGNKPTGVFSRLGATPEMDEDLAWDSDNDSSSSVLQYAGVLKKLGRGPAKPSPQPALTVKAKATSSATTAATPTLRRLALSSRPGLERKPESLSKVSIIQRLGKAALVPEAQDSQVTSTKSKSLAEVKVTIKRTLVGPRGSGSSEGLGAQMDHAGTVSVFKRLGRRTF, via the exons ATGCCAGGAGGACAGGATGAGAAAGCGTTCCAGGCACAG GCTCCCGGGAGCAGCACCAGGGCAGGGGAGACAATGGTCTCAGTGACTATGG CCACTTCCGAGTGGATCCAGTTCTTTAAGGAAGCCGGCATTCCTCCGGGACCTGCTGTCAATTACGCCGTGATGTTCGTGGATAATAG GATCCAGAAGAGCATGCTGCTGGATCTCAACAAAGAGATCATGAATGAGCTGGGTGTGACTGTGGTGGGGGACATCATTGCCATCCTCAAACATGCCAAGGTGGTGCACCGCCAG gacATGTGCAAAGCTGCCACTGAGTCAgtgccctgcagccccagccccctcccaggcGAGATTCGCCGAGGTGCCTCTAGCG CTGCCTCTCGAATGATCGCCAACAGCCTAAACCGTGATTCCCCACCTGGCACTCCCCCCAGGCGACCAGACACCAGCACCTCCAAGATCTCGGTCACCGTGTCCAACAAGATGGCAGCGAAGAGTGCCAAGGCTGCTG CCCTGGCCCGCCGGGAGGAGGAGAGCCTGGCTGTTCCCACCAAGCGGCGCCGGGTCACTGCTGAGATGGAGGGGAAGTACATCATCAACATGCCTAAAGGTACCACCCCCCGGACCCGCAAGATCCTGGAGCAGCAGCAAGCGGCGAAAG gtctccagagGACATCCGTGTTTGACCGGCTCGGCGCTGAGACCAAGGCAGACACAACAACAGGGAATAAA CCCACAGGAGTCTTCAGCCGCCTGGGGGCCACCCCAGAGATGGATGAGGATCTGGCTTGGGACAGCGACAATGACAGCAGCAGCTCTGTCCTGCAGTATGCCGGCGTTCTGAAGAAGCTGGGCCGGGGCCCAGCCAAGCCCAGTCCCCAGCCAGCACTGACTGTCAAAGCCAAGGCCACGAGCTCAGCCACAACGGCTGCCACCCCGACACTGCGGCGCCTAGCCCTTTCTTCACGCCCTGGGCTCGAGAGGAAGCCGGAGTCCCTGTCCAAAGTCAGCATCATCCAGAGACTGGGCAAAGCTGCCCTTGTGCCCGAGGCCCAGGACAGCCAGGTCACGAGCACCAAGAGTAAGTCCTTGGCCGAGGTCAAGGTCACCATTAAGAGGACTCTGGTGGGGCCCCGGGGGAGCGGCTCCAGCGAGGGCCTGGGCGCCCAGATGGACCATGCGGGCACAGTGAGCGTGTTCAAAAGACTGGGCCGCAGGACCTTCTAG
- the C2H19orf47 gene encoding uncharacterized protein C19orf47 homolog isoform X5: MPGGQDEKAFQAQAPGSSTRAGETMVSVTMATSEWIQFFKEAGIPPGPAVNYAVMFVDNRIQKSMLLDLNKEIMNELGVTVVGDIIAILKHAKVVHRQDMCKAATESVPCSPSPLPGEIRRGASSAASRMIANSLNRDSPPGTPPRRPDTSTSKISVTVSNKMAAKSAKAAALARREEESLAVPTKRRRVTAEMEGKYIINMPKGTTPRTRKILEQQQAAKGLQRTSVFDRLGAETKADTTTGNKPTGVFSRLGATPEMDEDLAWDSDNDSSSSVLQYAGVLKKLGRGPAKPSPQPALTVKAKATSSATTAATPTLRRLALSSRPGLERKPESLSKVSIIQRLGKAALVPEAQDSQVTSTKSPTVRCVLPDPPAPPASQRPPRRRWRRACRDC, from the exons ATGCCAGGAGGACAGGATGAGAAAGCGTTCCAGGCACAG GCTCCCGGGAGCAGCACCAGGGCAGGGGAGACAATGGTCTCAGTGACTATGG CCACTTCCGAGTGGATCCAGTTCTTTAAGGAAGCCGGCATTCCTCCGGGACCTGCTGTCAATTACGCCGTGATGTTCGTGGATAATAG GATCCAGAAGAGCATGCTGCTGGATCTCAACAAAGAGATCATGAATGAGCTGGGTGTGACTGTGGTGGGGGACATCATTGCCATCCTCAAACATGCCAAGGTGGTGCACCGCCAG gacATGTGCAAAGCTGCCACTGAGTCAgtgccctgcagccccagccccctcccaggcGAGATTCGCCGAGGTGCCTCTAGCG CTGCCTCTCGAATGATCGCCAACAGCCTAAACCGTGATTCCCCACCTGGCACTCCCCCCAGGCGACCAGACACCAGCACCTCCAAGATCTCGGTCACCGTGTCCAACAAGATGGCAGCGAAGAGTGCCAAGGCTGCTG CCCTGGCCCGCCGGGAGGAGGAGAGCCTGGCTGTTCCCACCAAGCGGCGCCGGGTCACTGCTGAGATGGAGGGGAAGTACATCATCAACATGCCTAAAGGTACCACCCCCCGGACCCGCAAGATCCTGGAGCAGCAGCAAGCGGCGAAAG gtctccagagGACATCCGTGTTTGACCGGCTCGGCGCTGAGACCAAGGCAGACACAACAACAGGGAATAAA CCCACAGGAGTCTTCAGCCGCCTGGGGGCCACCCCAGAGATGGATGAGGATCTGGCTTGGGACAGCGACAATGACAGCAGCAGCTCTGTCCTGCAGTATGCCGGCGTTCTGAAGAAGCTGGGCCGGGGCCCAGCCAAGCCCAGTCCCCAGCCAGCACTGACTGTCAAAGCCAAGGCCACGAGCTCAGCCACAACGGCTGCCACCCCGACACTGCGGCGCCTAGCCCTTTCTTCACGCCCTGGGCTCGAGAGGAAGCCGGAGTCCCTGTCCAAAGTCAGCATCATCCAGAGACTGGGCAAAGCTGCCCTTGTGCCCGAGGCCCAGGACAGCCAGGTCACGAGCACCAAGA GCCCGACTGTCCGCTGCGTCCTGCCTGACCCTCCTGCACCTCCGGCCTCCCAGCGGCCCCCTCGTCGGCGGTGGCGTCGAGCCTGTAGAGACTGTTAG
- the C2H19orf47 gene encoding uncharacterized protein C19orf47 homolog isoform X6, with protein sequence MVSVTMATSEWIQFFKEAGIPPGPAVNYAVMFVDNRIQKSMLLDLNKEIMNELGVTVVGDIIAILKHAKVVHRQDMCKAATESVPCSPSPLPGEIRRGASSAASRMIANSLNRDSPPGTPPRRPDTSTSKISVTVSNKMAAKSAKAAAALARREEESLAVPTKRRRVTAEMEGKYIINMPKGTTPRTRKILEQQQAAKGLQRTSVFDRLGAETKADTTTGNKPTGVFSRLGATPEMDEDLAWDSDNDSSSSVLQYAGVLKKLGRGPAKPSPQPALTVKAKATSSATTAATPTLRRLALSSRPGLERKPESLSKVSIIQRLGKAALVPEAQDSQVTSTKSKSLAEVKVTIKRTLVGPRGSGSSEGLGAQMDHAGTVSVFKRLGRRTF encoded by the exons ATGGTCTCAGTGACTATGG CCACTTCCGAGTGGATCCAGTTCTTTAAGGAAGCCGGCATTCCTCCGGGACCTGCTGTCAATTACGCCGTGATGTTCGTGGATAATAG GATCCAGAAGAGCATGCTGCTGGATCTCAACAAAGAGATCATGAATGAGCTGGGTGTGACTGTGGTGGGGGACATCATTGCCATCCTCAAACATGCCAAGGTGGTGCACCGCCAG gacATGTGCAAAGCTGCCACTGAGTCAgtgccctgcagccccagccccctcccaggcGAGATTCGCCGAGGTGCCTCTAGCG CTGCCTCTCGAATGATCGCCAACAGCCTAAACCGTGATTCCCCACCTGGCACTCCCCCCAGGCGACCAGACACCAGCACCTCCAAGATCTCGGTCACCGTGTCCAACAAGATGGCAGCGAAGAGTGCCAAGGCTGCTG CAGCCCTGGCCCGCCGGGAGGAGGAGAGCCTGGCTGTTCCCACCAAGCGGCGCCGGGTCACTGCTGAGATGGAGGGGAAGTACATCATCAACATGCCTAAAGGTACCACCCCCCGGACCCGCAAGATCCTGGAGCAGCAGCAAGCGGCGAAAG gtctccagagGACATCCGTGTTTGACCGGCTCGGCGCTGAGACCAAGGCAGACACAACAACAGGGAATAAA CCCACAGGAGTCTTCAGCCGCCTGGGGGCCACCCCAGAGATGGATGAGGATCTGGCTTGGGACAGCGACAATGACAGCAGCAGCTCTGTCCTGCAGTATGCCGGCGTTCTGAAGAAGCTGGGCCGGGGCCCAGCCAAGCCCAGTCCCCAGCCAGCACTGACTGTCAAAGCCAAGGCCACGAGCTCAGCCACAACGGCTGCCACCCCGACACTGCGGCGCCTAGCCCTTTCTTCACGCCCTGGGCTCGAGAGGAAGCCGGAGTCCCTGTCCAAAGTCAGCATCATCCAGAGACTGGGCAAAGCTGCCCTTGTGCCCGAGGCCCAGGACAGCCAGGTCACGAGCACCAAGAGTAAGTCCTTGGCCGAGGTCAAGGTCACCATTAAGAGGACTCTGGTGGGGCCCCGGGGGAGCGGCTCCAGCGAGGGCCTGGGCGCCCAGATGGACCATGCGGGCACAGTGAGCGTGTTCAAAAGACTGGGCCGCAGGACCTTCTAG
- the C2H19orf47 gene encoding uncharacterized protein C19orf47 homolog isoform X1, translated as MPGGQDEKAFQAQAPGSSTRAGETMVSVTMATSEWIQFFKEAGIPPGPAVNYAVMFVDNRIQKSMLLDLNKEIMNELGVTVVGDIIAILKHAKVVHRQDMCKAATESVPCSPSPLPGEIRRGASSAASRMIANSLNRDSPPGTPPRRPDTSTSKISVTVSNKMAAKSAKAAAALARREEESLAVPTKRRRVTAEMEGKYIINMPKGTTPRTRKILEQQQAAKGLQRTSVFDRLGAETKADTTTGNKPTGVFSRLGATPEMDEDLAWDSDNDSSSSVLQYAGVLKKLGRGPAKPSPQPALTVKAKATSSATTAATPTLRRLALSSRPGLERKPESLSKVSIIQRLGKAALVPEAQDSQVTSTKSKSLAEVKVTIKRTLVGPRGSGSSEGLGAQMDHAGTVSVFKRLGRRTF; from the exons ATGCCAGGAGGACAGGATGAGAAAGCGTTCCAGGCACAG GCTCCCGGGAGCAGCACCAGGGCAGGGGAGACAATGGTCTCAGTGACTATGG CCACTTCCGAGTGGATCCAGTTCTTTAAGGAAGCCGGCATTCCTCCGGGACCTGCTGTCAATTACGCCGTGATGTTCGTGGATAATAG GATCCAGAAGAGCATGCTGCTGGATCTCAACAAAGAGATCATGAATGAGCTGGGTGTGACTGTGGTGGGGGACATCATTGCCATCCTCAAACATGCCAAGGTGGTGCACCGCCAG gacATGTGCAAAGCTGCCACTGAGTCAgtgccctgcagccccagccccctcccaggcGAGATTCGCCGAGGTGCCTCTAGCG CTGCCTCTCGAATGATCGCCAACAGCCTAAACCGTGATTCCCCACCTGGCACTCCCCCCAGGCGACCAGACACCAGCACCTCCAAGATCTCGGTCACCGTGTCCAACAAGATGGCAGCGAAGAGTGCCAAGGCTGCTG CAGCCCTGGCCCGCCGGGAGGAGGAGAGCCTGGCTGTTCCCACCAAGCGGCGCCGGGTCACTGCTGAGATGGAGGGGAAGTACATCATCAACATGCCTAAAGGTACCACCCCCCGGACCCGCAAGATCCTGGAGCAGCAGCAAGCGGCGAAAG gtctccagagGACATCCGTGTTTGACCGGCTCGGCGCTGAGACCAAGGCAGACACAACAACAGGGAATAAA CCCACAGGAGTCTTCAGCCGCCTGGGGGCCACCCCAGAGATGGATGAGGATCTGGCTTGGGACAGCGACAATGACAGCAGCAGCTCTGTCCTGCAGTATGCCGGCGTTCTGAAGAAGCTGGGCCGGGGCCCAGCCAAGCCCAGTCCCCAGCCAGCACTGACTGTCAAAGCCAAGGCCACGAGCTCAGCCACAACGGCTGCCACCCCGACACTGCGGCGCCTAGCCCTTTCTTCACGCCCTGGGCTCGAGAGGAAGCCGGAGTCCCTGTCCAAAGTCAGCATCATCCAGAGACTGGGCAAAGCTGCCCTTGTGCCCGAGGCCCAGGACAGCCAGGTCACGAGCACCAAGAGTAAGTCCTTGGCCGAGGTCAAGGTCACCATTAAGAGGACTCTGGTGGGGCCCCGGGGGAGCGGCTCCAGCGAGGGCCTGGGCGCCCAGATGGACCATGCGGGCACAGTGAGCGTGTTCAAAAGACTGGGCCGCAGGACCTTCTAG
- the C2H19orf47 gene encoding uncharacterized protein C19orf47 homolog isoform X3 codes for MMTAPGSSTRAGETMVSVTMATSEWIQFFKEAGIPPGPAVNYAVMFVDNRIQKSMLLDLNKEIMNELGVTVVGDIIAILKHAKVVHRQDMCKAATESVPCSPSPLPGEIRRGASSAASRMIANSLNRDSPPGTPPRRPDTSTSKISVTVSNKMAAKSAKAAAALARREEESLAVPTKRRRVTAEMEGKYIINMPKGTTPRTRKILEQQQAAKGLQRTSVFDRLGAETKADTTTGNKPTGVFSRLGATPEMDEDLAWDSDNDSSSSVLQYAGVLKKLGRGPAKPSPQPALTVKAKATSSATTAATPTLRRLALSSRPGLERKPESLSKVSIIQRLGKAALVPEAQDSQVTSTKSKSLAEVKVTIKRTLVGPRGSGSSEGLGAQMDHAGTVSVFKRLGRRTF; via the exons ATGATGACT GCTCCCGGGAGCAGCACCAGGGCAGGGGAGACAATGGTCTCAGTGACTATGG CCACTTCCGAGTGGATCCAGTTCTTTAAGGAAGCCGGCATTCCTCCGGGACCTGCTGTCAATTACGCCGTGATGTTCGTGGATAATAG GATCCAGAAGAGCATGCTGCTGGATCTCAACAAAGAGATCATGAATGAGCTGGGTGTGACTGTGGTGGGGGACATCATTGCCATCCTCAAACATGCCAAGGTGGTGCACCGCCAG gacATGTGCAAAGCTGCCACTGAGTCAgtgccctgcagccccagccccctcccaggcGAGATTCGCCGAGGTGCCTCTAGCG CTGCCTCTCGAATGATCGCCAACAGCCTAAACCGTGATTCCCCACCTGGCACTCCCCCCAGGCGACCAGACACCAGCACCTCCAAGATCTCGGTCACCGTGTCCAACAAGATGGCAGCGAAGAGTGCCAAGGCTGCTG CAGCCCTGGCCCGCCGGGAGGAGGAGAGCCTGGCTGTTCCCACCAAGCGGCGCCGGGTCACTGCTGAGATGGAGGGGAAGTACATCATCAACATGCCTAAAGGTACCACCCCCCGGACCCGCAAGATCCTGGAGCAGCAGCAAGCGGCGAAAG gtctccagagGACATCCGTGTTTGACCGGCTCGGCGCTGAGACCAAGGCAGACACAACAACAGGGAATAAA CCCACAGGAGTCTTCAGCCGCCTGGGGGCCACCCCAGAGATGGATGAGGATCTGGCTTGGGACAGCGACAATGACAGCAGCAGCTCTGTCCTGCAGTATGCCGGCGTTCTGAAGAAGCTGGGCCGGGGCCCAGCCAAGCCCAGTCCCCAGCCAGCACTGACTGTCAAAGCCAAGGCCACGAGCTCAGCCACAACGGCTGCCACCCCGACACTGCGGCGCCTAGCCCTTTCTTCACGCCCTGGGCTCGAGAGGAAGCCGGAGTCCCTGTCCAAAGTCAGCATCATCCAGAGACTGGGCAAAGCTGCCCTTGTGCCCGAGGCCCAGGACAGCCAGGTCACGAGCACCAAGAGTAAGTCCTTGGCCGAGGTCAAGGTCACCATTAAGAGGACTCTGGTGGGGCCCCGGGGGAGCGGCTCCAGCGAGGGCCTGGGCGCCCAGATGGACCATGCGGGCACAGTGAGCGTGTTCAAAAGACTGGGCCGCAGGACCTTCTAG